The genomic interval CCAACTCTTTTTCAATTCTTTCAATAGCAAGTTTTAATTTTTCATCACGTGTAACATAGTGAGATGCCGGGAAGATTGAAAAGTGTTCGCGTTGTCTCAATACTTCACCTGTTAAATAATTCACTTCACTGATTCTATCAATTTCATCGCCGAAAAATTCTACACGGATACAAATTTCTTCACGAGAAGCTGGGAATACTTCTACTACATCTCCGCGTACTCTGAACGTACCACGTTTAAAATCAATATCATTTCTTGTATATTGAATATCAACCAAATCTCTTAAAAATTGGCTGCGGTCCATTTCCATGCCTTCTCTAATATTCACAACTAAGTCGCTATATTCATCCGGATTCCCTAAACCAAAGATAGAGCTGACACTCGCAACGATAATTACATCGTCACGTTCAAATAATGAACTTGTTGCTGAGTGGCGCAATTGGTCAATTTCATCGTTAATCGTTGCATCTTTCTCAATAAATGTGTCAGTCGAAGGTACATAAGCTTCCGGTTGATAATAATCATAGAAGCTGACAAAATATTCTACTCTGTTTTCAGGAAACAATTCTTTGAATTCGTTATATAATTGACCGGCAAGTGTCTTGTTATGTGCAATTACAAGTGTCGGTTTACCTACTTCTTTAATTACGTTGCTCATTGTGAACGTTTTACCCGTTCCTGTTGCCCCTAATAATGTTTGATGGCGTTTTCCTGCTTTTATACCCTCTGTCAATTCTTTAATCGCTGCAGGTTGGTCGCCTTGAGGTTCATAACCAGAGACAATTTTAAATGGATGATGTTCCATACAAATTGCAACCTCCTTCTATTTCTAAATCATTTCTTTATTTATACCAATGCATTAAAACACAAATCGGTTGAGACATATATTTTGTCTCAACCTTTCTTTAATAGTTGAGAATTGCTTTACTCATATCTTGCAATACTCATTTATGCATTTAAATTAACCCTATTTACTATGCTCTATATTCTCATTTTTGTATTATCTCAAACTTTCAATATCACTATATATTCTAACAGATTTGTCAAAAAAGATACAAACATCTGTTCGTAATAGCGAAAATTTTTTAGACGAAAAAAGCACTTGTCTACATATGACAAGTACCCTCATTTTATATACCATCTATTTTCATTTAACGATCTTCATCTTCGTGCTGTTTATGGAGATTCAATTGATCAACTATAACAAATCCCGCTAAAAGCGAAACCACATCTATGAAAATAATCCATTCACTATGGAAGAAACCTTTATATATAGAACCACCGATAAGCGTTAAAGTTACAATTGCTCCAACCCATTTATTCTTAGTTACAACACTGAACAATACTACTAGAACACATGGAAAAAACGAAGCACAAAGATACCAAACGAGAACCATAAGTTGTCACCCATCTCTTTTATTTAAAATCGACATCGTTAATTCTCGCAATTCCGATCGTGGGATAAAGTTTTCTGTTAACATTTCCGGAATTACATTTTCAATAAAATCTTGTACAGATACTAAATGATCAAACTGCATAATTGTCTCAAGAGACATCTCATAAATTTCGAAGAACAGAGCATCCGGATTACGCTTTTGTATTTCTCCGAACGTTTCATACAATAAATCAATTTTATCAGCTACAGCAAGTATTTGACCTTCTAAAGAGTCATCTTTACCTTCTTGTAGTCGTTCTCTATAGACATCTTGATATTCTGGAGGAAACTCTTCTCTGATAAAATTATCTACCATTTCTTCTTCTACTTGCGAGAATAATTTTTTCAAATCACGGCTTGCATATTTTACAGGTGTTTTGATATCCCCTGTAAACACTTCTGCAAAATCATGGTTCAACGCCTTTTCATACAAATTTTTCCAGTTAATTTCATTGCCATGTGCTTCTTCCACTGTACCTAAGTATTGAGCGATTTTAGTAACCTTGAATGAATGTGCGGCTACATTATGCTCAAAATATTTAAATTTTCCAGGCAAGCGTATTAGCTTTTCTAGATCTGATAGTCTTTTAAAATATTGATGTACACCCATATCTAGCTCACCCCTTGTCTATTTAATGAGTTATTATACTCGAAAAGTTTATATTCTTGCAAGAACTTTGAAAATACCACCTATATTTTTATATTCCCGCTTGTCTTTTACCCTTTAAATAGTCATTCAACAACTATTTCATGAACAAAAAAGCACTATCCTCAAAATAATGAGAACAGTGCTTATTAATGGTTAAATTAATGAATAAAGTTATATGATGCAGCTTGTCCTGCTGAAAGTGTACGTGAAGTTACAACACCAGGGCCGTAACCATAGTTCATTTCAGATACACGAACTGAACCGTCACCATTTACGCCTTCAACGTAAGCAACATGGCCATATGCACCTGCTGTTGATTGCATGATAGCACCTGCAGTTGGCGTATTATTAACTGTGCGACCTGCGGCAGCGGCAGCATTTGCCCAGTTATTTGCATTTCCCCATAATGAACCTGCTTTACCACCAGCACGTTCGAATACATAAGATGTACATTGACCAGAAGTATAGTAGTTTGCACCTGAATAGTTAGAGTAAGAAGATTGAGCAGCTGGTGCGCTGTAAGAAGCACTGCTGTAATTTCCAGAATAACTTGTTGGTGCTGTATATGATGATGTATATGAACGAGTAGGTGCTGTGTATTCTACATTATTTTCATTAGAATAATAAGCTTGTGGTGCTGTCGTTACTTGTTCTACATTATTATAATTTGAAGTTGTTGGTTGTTTTGCTGATTGACCTTCTTCATTGTAAGCTTGTTTTTCAACTTCTGGTGCAATTTTACCAGTAAATAACGCTTGTAAATGTGCTGCACCTTTATCAGAAACTGCTAAGATATCACCAGGTAAAATTAAATTTGTAAGTCCTGGGTTAAGTTCATGTAATTTATCTACAGAGATATGATGTGTTTTTGCAATTGAATTTAAAGAGTCTCCCGCTTTCACTTCTACAACATCTGTATCCGGCAAGACTAATTGAGTGTCCTTTTTAACTTCGTCTTGGTTTAATTTATTTAAATTTTTAATTTCATTTGTAGTAGTGGCAAACAAAGCTGCGACATCGCTTAATTTAGCGTCTTCTTTAACTACGTGTGTTTGTTCTGCAGACGCGACGCCATTTAATCCTGTAAACACTGTTACCGATGCTGCTGAGAGTAATAAAGCTTTCTTCATTTATTAGTTCATCCTTTGCTGTCATTTTTAATGCATTTAATATAGCACAAAAAATAAGGCAAAAGATTAATGTTAAAAAGTTGTAATATAACCGTTAAAAACCTTTATGTTTCTTTATACTAACTCTTTTTTCTGTATAAAGTACAAATCATTGTCATTACTGTAACCTCCGGCATTTTTAAATCCACTGTAAACTTCATTTCAGTAACATTAATGAATGCATATTGCATGAAAAGTTGATAAAAATAGCTTAGAAGATTTAAAGCGAATAAAAAAATCGAAGTGCTGCTGCACACTTCGATTTTTGAGCAATATTTTTATTATGCTTCACGATTATCCATTTGTGTTCTTAAATATGCTTCAATAAATGGCCCAATTTCTCCGTCCATCACTGCATTCACATTCCCTGTTTCTTCATTTGTACGATGATCTTTTACCATTGAGTAAGGATGGAATACATAAGAACGAATTTGGCTTCCCCATCCGATTTCTTTTTGTTCACCGCGGATTTCAGCCATTTCACGTTCTTGTTCCTCTAATTTCAGTTGATACAATTTGGATTTCAACATTTTCATTGCTGCTTCACGGTTTTTAATTTGAGAACGTTCATTTTGGTTATTTACCACAATTCCAGTCGGATGGTGGGTAATACGGATTGCTGATTCAGTTTTGTTAATATGTTGTCCACCTGCACCAGACGCTCTGAAAGTATCTACTGTAATATCATCAGGATTCACTTCGATTTCAATCTCATTATTACTGAATTCAGGAATCACATCACAAGATACGAATGACGTATGACGACGGCCTGAGGAATCGAAAGGTGAAATACGCACGAGACGGTGTACACCTTTTTCAGCTTTCAAATAACCATACGCATTATGTCCTTTAATGACTAGCGTTACACTTTTAACACCCGCTTCATCACCCGGCAGATAATCTGCGACTTCTACTTTAAAGCCTTGTTGTTCAGCATAACGTTGATACATACGCAATAACATACTTGCCCAGTCTTGAGATTCTGTACCCCCTGCACCTGGATGCAATTCTAAAATTGCATTATTCGCATCATAAGGACCGTTTAATAACAATTGCATTTCAAATTGATCGAGTTTCTCTTTGAAGCCCATTGCTTCTTCTTCTAAATCTGCCTTTAAATCCTCATCAAATTCTTCTTGAAGCAATTCATGTGTTGCTGACATATCTTCTAGTTCTGCTTCTAAATCTCGATAGCCATTCACCACATGTTTCAATGCATTATTTTTATCAATAATTTCTTGCGCTTTATTTTGGTCATCCCAGAAATTCGGATCTGTCATCATCTCTTCATATTCTTGGATGTTTGTCTCTTTTTCCTCTAAGTCAAAGAGACCCCCTAAGTTGATTTAATTTTTCTTCATAATTAGCGAGATTACGCTTAATTTCGGATAATTCCATAATCATATCTCTCCAATTCCAGTTTAATTTTCCAGACTACTCTATTATTTTAGCATATATCCATATTTTTGTCGGATTGAAAAAAGACCGCTGACAGCCCTTAGAAAGATAACCCAATTTCAATTGAGTATCTCTCTTAAAGCTATTTAACAGTGGTCCTAATACAACTTACTATTTACCGCAGCAATTTTTATACTTTTTACCGCTGCCGCACGGACAAGGATCATTTCTGCCGATATGATTGTCTTTAACAACCGGTTGTGGTTTTACTTTTTCTTTTCCATCTTCAGCTGAAACATGCTGGCCTTGATATTCTTTCGCTTTATCACGTTCAATATCATCATCTACTGTGATAACAGACTTCAAGATATATTTGCTGACGTCTTCTTCAATATTGACCATCATTGTATCAAATAATTGATGTCCTTCATTTTGATAATCACGAAGCGGATTTTGCTGTCCATATGAACGTAAATGGATACCTTGACGCAATTGATCCATTGTATCGATATGGTCTGTCCATCTTCCATCAATAGAGCGTAATAAAATCATACGTTCAAATTCATTAAATTGCTCTGGGATATTTGCTTTTTGTGCTTCATAAGCTTTTTCAACTTTAGCCCATACCACATCAAAAATATCCTCAGGGTCTTTACCTTTAATTTCATCTTCTTTTACATCGCCTTCATGCAAGAAAACGTCATCCACAAAATTAATAAACGGTGTATAGTCTACTTCATCTGAATCTTCATTGATATAGTATGAAATCGCACGATCTAACGTAGAACGCATCATCGTAATAACTAATTCAGAACTTGATTCTGAATCGATAATGTTATTACGCTCACCATAAATAATTTCACGCTGCTTACGTAAAACTTCATCATATTCTAAGATACGTTTACGCGCATCAAAGTTATTACCTTCAACACGTTTTTGCGCAGATTCAACTGCACGAGAGACCATTTTAGATTCAATCGGTGTAGAGTCATCCATACCTAAACGGCCCATCATTTTTTGCAGACGTTCAGAACCGAAACGTACCATCAATTCATCTTGTAATGATAAATAGAAACGGCTTTCTCCTCGGTCACCTTGACGACCGGAACGACCGCGCAATTGATCATCGATACGACGAGATTCATGACGTTCTGTACCGATAACAGCAAGACCGCCTAATTCTTCAACACCTTCGCCTAATTTAATATCAGTACCGCGACCAGCCATGTTTGTTGCAATTGTTACTGCACCTTTTTGACCAGCTGTAGATACAATTTCAGCTTCACGTTCGTGATTTTTAGCGTTTAAGACATCATGACGCACACCACGTTTTTTTAATAGTTGTGAAATGTACTCACTTGTTTCAACCGCTACTGTACCTAAAAGAATCGGTTGGCCTTTTTTATGTTTTTCGACAACATCCTCAACAACGGCATCGAATTTACCTTTTTGACTGATGAAAATCAAGTCAGGTCTGTCTTCACGTTGAACAGGACGGTTCGTTGGAATTTGTGTAACGGTCATATTATAGATGTTGCGGAATTCTTCTTCCTCAGTTTTAGCAGTACCTGTCATACCTGCTAATTTATTGTACATACGGAAGTAGTTTTGGAATGTGATAGAAGCCATTGTTTTAGATTCATTTTGAATTTGTACACCTTCTTTAGCCTCGATTGCTTGGTGAAGTCCTTCAGAGAATCGACGACCAGGCATTGTTCGACCTGTAAATTGGTCGACAATCAATACTTCTCCATCTACAACCATGTAATCTACATCTCGTTGCAATGTATAGTTAGCGCGTAATGCTGTATTGATATGTGTGATAATATCAACATTTTTCAAATCATATAAGTTATCTAATTTGAACATACGTTCTGCTTTATCAGCACCTTGATCTGTTAATTGTACTGATTTTGTTTTTTCATCATAATTATAATCATCTTCTGCTTTCAGCATTTTAGCAAAAACATTCGCTTGTGTATAAAGTGATGTTGATTTTTCAGCTTCCCCTGAAATAATCAATGGCGTACGTGCTTCATCGATTAAAATAGAGTCAACCTCATCAATGATGGCGAAATGAAGCGGACGCATAACACGTTCTTCTGAGTAATTCACCATGTTATCACGTAAATAATCGAAACCTAATTCATTATTTGTACTATACGTAATATCTGCATTATAAGCTTCGCGCTTTTGTTCTGTAGATAAGCTGTTCAAGTTTAATCCGACTGATAAACCTAAGAAGTTATATAACTCAGCCATTTCTTCACTTTGAGAACTTGCCAAATATTCATTGACTGTAATAACGTGTACACCACGTCCTGCTAAAGCATTTAAATACGTAGGCATTGTTGCAGTTAATGTTTTACCTTCACCTGTTCTCATTTCTGAAATATCACCGTTATGAATGGCAATACCACCCATGATTTGGACTGGATAAGGTGTCATATTAAACACACGTTTCGCCCCTTCACGGACAAGTGCAAAAGCTTCTGGCAATATTTCATCTAACATTTTATTTTGTTTGATTACATCTTCTTCTGCTTGCAATCTTTCTTGGAATTCTTTTGTTTTATTTCTAATTTCTTCATCAGTAAGAATCGACATGTCTTCTTCTAATGCGATTACTTTGTCGGCTTGCTTACTTAGGCGTTTGATTTCTCTTTTATTGCCGTCAACAATTTTTGTTAAAAAACCCATTCTGTTCGCTCCTTTGGTATAAAAACTGTTTGGCTTACAACAATTTATCTTACCATTTATATGGCTTAATTTATACTTAAAAACTCATAGGATACTGTTCATTATTTTTTAATAAACTGCCTCGTTGTAATTATCAAGATGTACTTCTCACAGTTTCATTTATTTTTCGTTAACATCATGTGCCACTTTAATTTCACAATGATATGCCGTGTTTTAATACAGCTTTACTTTAATAATTGTGAACTTAATACATCCCTCTTATTTTGACACGTACACCCCTTGTAAATCAATCAATTGCGTTTTTATTAATCAAATCTTAATAAGTGTTCTTCAAAAAAAGAAACTCTTGCAGCAATGCAGCAAGAGCTCTTTTAAATACCACATATTAATTTTCAAGAGTTTCAATCAAACCATATTTTCCGTCTTTTCGACGGTAAACAATACTTGTTCCATCAGTTTCACGGTCGTTGAAAATGAAGAAATCATGACCAAGTAAATCCATTTGTAATACCGCTTCTTCAGAATCCATTGGTTTCAAGCTGAATTGTTTAGAACGGATGATTTCAATTTTATCATCTTTATCATGATCAGCATCTGTTTCCGGCGGAGTTTCCGGAGTTGCTGGGAACGGTTCATGTTCGCTTTCTTGACGTTTTTTACGATTAACACGTGTTTTGTATTTACGAACTTGACGTTCTAATTTGTTAGTGATCAAGTCAATTCCAGCATATAAATCATCGTTTCTTTCTTCTGCACGAAGTGTCACGTTTTTAAGCGGAATTGTAACTTCGATTTTTGTGCTAGAATTTGCATAAGTTTTCACTTTTACATGTGCATTCACATTCGGCACATTAGTGAAGTAACGTTCAAGTTTACCAACTTTGTCCTCAATGTAATTACGGATTGCGTCTGTAATAGTGAGGTTGTCTCCATGAATTTCAAATCTAATCATAGTAATCGACTCCTTTAACCTCTATATGTGTTGTTATTGGTAATGCTCACTATTATAATAACATGTTTACACTACCTAACAAAAGTAAATACATCGACTTTTCCTATTTTTCTGATAAATAACTTTTCAGCTGCTTGATGTTCTGACACACCTGTTGTATAAATATCATTCACGAGTAATATTGTCTTATTTTCAAGGTTTAAAGCTTGAGCTTCCGACGTTAAATAAAATAGATTTCTCTTTTTATGATATGCAGTTTGGTGTTTTATATTACTTTCAGACTGGCCGGTTGTACCAAACAAATCAACAAAAGGGATTTTCTTTGTTTTTAATACTTGTATGACTGGATTAAATGTACTTTTTACATCATCTTTTGCTGACATAGGAATTGGAACAATATAATCAT from Staphylococcus condimenti carries:
- a CDS encoding CsbA family protein gives rise to the protein MVLVWYLCASFFPCVLVVLFSVVTKNKWVGAIVTLTLIGGSIYKGFFHSEWIIFIDVVSLLAGFVIVDQLNLHKQHEDEDR
- a CDS encoding YfbR-like 5'-deoxynucleotidase — translated: MGVHQYFKRLSDLEKLIRLPGKFKYFEHNVAAHSFKVTKIAQYLGTVEEAHGNEINWKNLYEKALNHDFAEVFTGDIKTPVKYASRDLKKLFSQVEEEMVDNFIREEFPPEYQDVYRERLQEGKDDSLEGQILAVADKIDLLYETFGEIQKRNPDALFFEIYEMSLETIMQFDHLVSVQDFIENVIPEMLTENFIPRSELRELTMSILNKRDG
- a CDS encoding COG3942 and LysM peptidoglycan-binding domain-containing protein, translating into MKKALLLSAASVTVFTGLNGVASAEQTHVVKEDAKLSDVAALFATTTNEIKNLNKLNQDEVKKDTQLVLPDTDVVEVKAGDSLNSIAKTHHISVDKLHELNPGLTNLILPGDILAVSDKGAAHLQALFTGKIAPEVEKQAYNEEGQSAKQPTTSNYNNVEQVTTAPQAYYSNENNVEYTAPTRSYTSSYTAPTSYSGNYSSASYSAPAAQSSYSNYSGANYYTSGQCTSYVFERAGGKAGSLWGNANNWANAAAAAGRTVNNTPTAGAIMQSTAGAYGHVAYVEGVNGDGSVRVSEMNYGYGPGVVTSRTLSAGQAASYNFIH
- the prfB gene encoding peptide chain release factor 2 (programmed frameshift); amino-acid sequence: MELSEIKRNLANYEEKLNQLRGSLDLEEKETNIQEYEEMMTDPNFWDDQNKAQEIIDKNNALKHVVNGYRDLEAELEDMSATHELLQEEFDEDLKADLEEEAMGFKEKLDQFEMQLLLNGPYDANNAILELHPGAGGTESQDWASMLLRMYQRYAEQQGFKVEVADYLPGDEAGVKSVTLVIKGHNAYGYLKAEKGVHRLVRISPFDSSGRRHTSFVSCDVIPEFSNNEIEIEVNPDDITVDTFRASGAGGQHINKTESAIRITHHPTGIVVNNQNERSQIKNREAAMKMLKSKLYQLKLEEQEREMAEIRGEQKEIGWGSQIRSYVFHPYSMVKDHRTNEETGNVNAVMDGEIGPFIEAYLRTQMDNREA
- the secA gene encoding preprotein translocase subunit SecA; the protein is MGFLTKIVDGNKREIKRLSKQADKVIALEEDMSILTDEEIRNKTKEFQERLQAEEDVIKQNKMLDEILPEAFALVREGAKRVFNMTPYPVQIMGGIAIHNGDISEMRTGEGKTLTATMPTYLNALAGRGVHVITVNEYLASSQSEEMAELYNFLGLSVGLNLNSLSTEQKREAYNADITYSTNNELGFDYLRDNMVNYSEERVMRPLHFAIIDEVDSILIDEARTPLIISGEAEKSTSLYTQANVFAKMLKAEDDYNYDEKTKSVQLTDQGADKAERMFKLDNLYDLKNVDIITHINTALRANYTLQRDVDYMVVDGEVLIVDQFTGRTMPGRRFSEGLHQAIEAKEGVQIQNESKTMASITFQNYFRMYNKLAGMTGTAKTEEEEFRNIYNMTVTQIPTNRPVQREDRPDLIFISQKGKFDAVVEDVVEKHKKGQPILLGTVAVETSEYISQLLKKRGVRHDVLNAKNHEREAEIVSTAGQKGAVTIATNMAGRGTDIKLGEGVEELGGLAVIGTERHESRRIDDQLRGRSGRQGDRGESRFYLSLQDELMVRFGSERLQKMMGRLGMDDSTPIESKMVSRAVESAQKRVEGNNFDARKRILEYDEVLRKQREIIYGERNNIIDSESSSELVITMMRSTLDRAISYYINEDSDEVDYTPFINFVDDVFLHEGDVKEDEIKGKDPEDIFDVVWAKVEKAYEAQKANIPEQFNEFERMILLRSIDGRWTDHIDTMDQLRQGIHLRSYGQQNPLRDYQNEGHQLFDTMMVNIEEDVSKYILKSVITVDDDIERDKAKEYQGQHVSAEDGKEKVKPQPVVKDNHIGRNDPCPCGSGKKYKNCCGK
- the hpf gene encoding ribosome hibernation-promoting factor, HPF/YfiA family; protein product: MIRFEIHGDNLTITDAIRNYIEDKVGKLERYFTNVPNVNAHVKVKTYANSSTKIEVTIPLKNVTLRAEERNDDLYAGIDLITNKLERQVRKYKTRVNRKKRQESEHEPFPATPETPPETDADHDKDDKIEIIRSKQFSLKPMDSEEAVLQMDLLGHDFFIFNDRETDGTSIVYRRKDGKYGLIETLEN